One genomic segment of Amycolatopsis sp. WQ 127309 includes these proteins:
- a CDS encoding MarR family winged helix-turn-helix transcriptional regulator yields MSSDLETGPPAAVGRRLGYLLKHAQQRLAELAEPLYGPLGITGRQLALLALFGEGPAQSQQDGAARLGIDRTTMVALVDELEVKGLVRREVAPGDRRKRLVRLTDEGERVRRVGEEATREAEALLLAPLGDTAEQLRTALYLVVRGE; encoded by the coding sequence ATGTCCAGCGACCTCGAGACCGGTCCACCGGCCGCCGTCGGCCGTCGGCTCGGCTACCTGCTGAAACACGCCCAGCAGCGGCTGGCCGAGCTGGCCGAGCCGCTCTACGGGCCGCTCGGGATCACCGGGCGGCAGCTGGCGCTGCTCGCGTTGTTCGGCGAGGGGCCGGCGCAGTCGCAACAGGACGGCGCGGCGCGGCTCGGGATCGACCGGACGACGATGGTCGCGCTCGTCGACGAGCTGGAAGTGAAAGGCCTGGTCCGGCGCGAGGTCGCGCCCGGTGACCGGCGCAAGCGCCTCGTCCGGTTGACTGACGAGGGCGAGCGGGTGCGGCGGGTGGGCGAAGAAGCGACGCGCGAGGCCGAGGCGCTCCTGCTGGCACCCCTGGGCGACACCGCGGAGCAGTTGCGCACCGCGCTGTACCTGGTCGTTCGCGGCGAGTGA
- a CDS encoding alpha/beta hydrolase produces the protein MSEAEPAVAVWPARGRTEAVVLVLHGGAEHGTGGVPPWKLAHLRMVPIARALHRAGRKHGVEVRLLRNRRYGWNAPAMDPIQDARWALDRIHADHPGLPVVLVGHSMGGRVALRVADDPAVRGVCALAPWTPRGEPVGAVAGRSVLVVHGTRDRMTSPVESHAFAERAEGVAARVARFEIANEGHAMLRRSSVWTRLAIAFTMEVIAGSTDDTLTGAWAAPGPERLRIPV, from the coding sequence GTGAGCGAGGCAGAACCGGCGGTGGCGGTGTGGCCGGCGCGCGGGCGGACCGAAGCGGTCGTGCTCGTGCTGCACGGCGGCGCGGAGCACGGCACGGGCGGCGTCCCGCCCTGGAAGCTCGCCCACCTGCGGATGGTGCCGATCGCGCGCGCCCTGCACCGGGCCGGGCGCAAGCACGGCGTCGAGGTGCGGCTGCTGCGCAACCGCCGCTACGGCTGGAACGCACCCGCCATGGACCCGATCCAGGACGCCCGCTGGGCCCTCGACCGCATCCACGCCGACCACCCCGGCCTGCCGGTGGTGCTGGTCGGGCACTCGATGGGCGGCCGGGTGGCGCTGCGCGTGGCCGACGACCCGGCCGTGCGCGGGGTCTGCGCCCTGGCCCCGTGGACGCCGCGGGGCGAGCCGGTCGGGGCCGTCGCCGGGCGCTCGGTGCTCGTCGTGCACGGCACCCGCGACCGGATGACCAGCCCGGTCGAGTCCCACGCCTTCGCCGAACGCGCCGAGGGCGTCGCCGCCCGGGTGGCCCGGTTCGAGATCGCCAACGAGGGCCACGCGATGCTTCGCCGCTCTTCCGTCTGGACCCGGCTGGCAATTGCTTTCACAATGGAAGTAATCGCCGGGAGCACCGACGACACACTCACGGGCGCGTGGGCCGCGCCGGGACCCGAGCGGCTCCGAATACCCGTGTGA
- a CDS encoding ABC transporter ATP-binding protein, which produces MDNTWALLSSAMRANDVPKALTRGTFKRVARFARPHWRSLLIFLVFTVISAVLAVTTPVLAGKVVDAIVGGHDLSVVIWLAIVIAGLAIADAGFGLIERWQSARIGEGIIYDLRRAVFEHVQRMPIAFFTRTRTGALVSRLNNDVIGAQRTFTATLSGLVTNVIQLVLSLAVMLTLSWQVTLVALVLLPIFVLPARRLGRRMAGLQRESANLNAGMTTQMTERFSAPGATLVKLFGHPVQEADDFGVRAGRVRDIGIRTAMLTRWFMTSLTLVSALAQALVYGLGGYLALTGQLAPGTVVALALLLTRLYAPLTALANVRVDVMTALVSFERVFEVLDIDPMIKEKPDALVLPPSEGVSVEFSDVRFGYPAADRYSLASLEDVATLDHRGGEEVLHGISFRAEAGQMVALVGSSGAGKSTIASLLPRLYDVDSGTVRVSDVDVRDLSFASLRHTVGVVTQDGHLFHETIRANLAYARPDVTDDEIWEALERARLGELVHSLPDGLETTVGERGYRLSGGERQRLTIARLLLAQPKVVVLDEATAHLDSESEAAVGEALTHALAGRTALVIAHRLSTVRAADQILVLEHGEIVERGTHDELLAANGRYATLHATQFADQEPAVA; this is translated from the coding sequence GTGGACAACACCTGGGCACTGCTCAGCTCGGCGATGCGCGCCAACGACGTGCCGAAGGCGCTGACCCGCGGCACGTTCAAGCGCGTCGCCCGCTTCGCCCGGCCGCACTGGCGGTCGTTGCTGATCTTCCTCGTGTTCACCGTCATCTCGGCGGTGCTCGCGGTGACGACGCCGGTCCTGGCCGGCAAGGTGGTCGACGCGATCGTCGGCGGGCACGACCTGTCCGTCGTGATCTGGCTGGCGATCGTGATCGCCGGGCTCGCGATCGCCGACGCCGGCTTCGGCCTGATCGAGCGGTGGCAGTCCGCGCGCATCGGCGAGGGCATCATCTACGACCTGCGCCGCGCGGTGTTCGAGCACGTGCAGCGCATGCCGATCGCGTTCTTCACCCGCACCCGCACGGGTGCGCTGGTCTCCCGGCTCAACAACGACGTCATCGGCGCGCAGCGGACGTTCACCGCGACGCTGTCCGGCCTGGTCACCAACGTCATCCAGCTGGTGCTGTCGCTGGCCGTCATGCTCACGCTGTCCTGGCAGGTCACGCTGGTCGCGCTGGTGCTGCTGCCGATCTTCGTGCTGCCCGCGCGCCGGCTCGGCCGCCGGATGGCCGGGCTGCAGCGGGAGTCCGCGAACCTCAACGCCGGCATGACCACGCAGATGACCGAGCGGTTCTCGGCGCCGGGCGCCACGCTCGTCAAGCTCTTCGGGCACCCGGTGCAGGAGGCCGACGACTTCGGCGTGCGCGCCGGGCGGGTGCGCGACATCGGCATCCGGACCGCGATGCTGACCCGCTGGTTCATGACCAGCCTGACGCTCGTCTCGGCGCTGGCGCAGGCGCTGGTCTACGGCCTCGGCGGGTACCTCGCGCTGACCGGCCAGCTGGCGCCGGGCACCGTCGTCGCCCTGGCGCTGCTGCTGACCCGGCTCTACGCGCCGCTGACCGCGCTGGCCAACGTCCGCGTCGACGTGATGACCGCGCTGGTCTCGTTCGAGCGCGTCTTCGAGGTGCTCGACATCGACCCGATGATCAAGGAGAAGCCGGACGCCTTGGTGCTGCCGCCTTCGGAAGGCGTTTCGGTCGAGTTCTCCGACGTCCGCTTCGGTTACCCCGCCGCGGACCGGTACTCGCTGGCGTCGCTGGAAGACGTCGCCACGCTCGACCACCGCGGCGGCGAAGAGGTGCTGCACGGCATCTCGTTCCGCGCCGAGGCGGGCCAGATGGTCGCGCTGGTCGGGTCGTCGGGCGCGGGGAAGTCGACGATCGCGTCGCTGCTGCCGCGGCTCTACGACGTCGACTCGGGCACGGTGCGGGTGTCCGATGTGGACGTCCGGGACCTGAGTTTCGCTTCGCTGCGGCACACCGTCGGCGTCGTGACGCAGGACGGGCACCTGTTCCACGAGACGATCCGCGCCAACCTGGCCTACGCGCGCCCGGACGTCACCGACGACGAGATCTGGGAAGCGCTGGAGCGAGCCCGGCTCGGCGAGCTGGTGCACTCCCTGCCCGACGGCCTCGAGACCACGGTGGGGGAGCGCGGGTACCGGCTCTCCGGCGGTGAGCGCCAGCGGCTGACCATCGCGCGGCTGCTGCTCGCGCAGCCCAAGGTCGTCGTCCTCGACGAGGCGACCGCGCACCTGGACTCCGAGTCCGAGGCCGCGGTCGGCGAAGCCCTGACGCACGCACTGGCGGGCCGCACGGCCCTGGTCATCGCGCACCGCCTCTCGACGGTCCGCGCCGCCGACCAGATCCTGGTCCTGGAGCACGGCGAGATCGTCGAGCGCGGCACGCACGACGAGCTCCTGGCCGCGAACGGCCGCTACGCGACCCTCCACGCCACCCAGTTCGCCGACCAGGAACCCGCCGTCGCGTGA
- a CDS encoding SIS domain-containing protein encodes MVSATDISGSVAKQLADVEQANAEAVRAAADLVLGVIRADALVYTAGAGHSLAAVAETFYRAGGLACVYPLYHPELLPLHGAVHSTTTERRTGLAEEVLAERAPGPDDVLVVFSTSGSNPYPVELCIGARERGAAVIAITSRACVAAAPRRSSSTLVEQGTVVLDSLVIPGDASYPPDAPRTAPLSTVVNAFLWNLVLAQVYDRGTAEGLDVPLWRSSNVEGGDEANKSLLAKYSELVPQLR; translated from the coding sequence GTGGTGAGCGCCACGGACATCTCGGGCAGTGTCGCCAAGCAGCTGGCGGACGTCGAGCAGGCCAACGCCGAAGCAGTGCGGGCCGCGGCCGATCTGGTGCTGGGGGTGATCCGGGCCGACGCACTGGTCTATACCGCCGGCGCCGGGCACTCGCTGGCGGCCGTCGCCGAGACGTTCTACCGGGCCGGCGGGCTGGCGTGCGTCTACCCGCTGTACCACCCGGAGCTGCTGCCGCTGCACGGCGCGGTGCACAGCACCACGACCGAGCGCCGCACCGGCCTCGCCGAGGAGGTGCTCGCCGAGCGCGCGCCGGGCCCGGACGACGTGCTGGTCGTGTTCTCGACGTCCGGGTCCAACCCGTACCCGGTCGAGCTGTGCATCGGGGCGCGCGAGCGCGGCGCGGCCGTCATCGCCATCACGTCGCGGGCCTGTGTGGCCGCGGCGCCGCGGCGATCGTCGAGCACGCTGGTCGAGCAGGGCACCGTGGTGCTCGACTCGCTGGTGATCCCGGGCGACGCGAGCTACCCGCCGGACGCCCCGCGCACCGCGCCGCTGTCCACTGTGGTCAACGCGTTCCTGTGGAACCTCGTGCTGGCCCAGGTCTACGACCGCGGCACCGCCGAGGGCCTCGACGTCCCGCTGTGGCGCAGCTCCAACGTCGAGGGCGGCGACGAGGCCAACAAGTCCCTGCTGGCCAAGTACAGCGAGCTGGTCCCCCAGCTCCGCTAG